A genomic window from Labrus bergylta chromosome 7, fLabBer1.1, whole genome shotgun sequence includes:
- the ppcdc gene encoding phosphopantothenoylcysteine decarboxylase: MSFLKTDLSKSAGTFCVLVGVTGSVAALKLPLLVSQLLQLPGVDVKVVTTEHAQHFYNSEEVSVKTYRDKDEWELWTQRSDPVLHIELRRWADLFLIAPLDANTLGKISNGICDNLLTCVVRAWDTSRPLIFCPAMNTAMWQHPVTAQQVSRLTEFGYVEIPCISKKLVCGDEGKGAMAEVSTIVSVVKQHLPKPDESPEDISHPIVESPGTKDK; the protein is encoded by the exons ATGTCTTTTCTAAAAACTGATTTGTCGAAGTCCGCCGGGACATTTTGTGTACTTGTGGGCGTGACGGGAAGCGTTGCAGCTTTGAAACTGCCTCTATTGGTTTCCCAACTCCTCCAACTTCCTGGG GTGGATGTGAAAGTGGTTACCACAGAGCATGCCCAACACTTCTACAATTCTGAAGAGGTTTCAGTTAAAACCTACCGTGACAAGGACGAGTGGGAG CTGTGGACTCAGAGATCTGACCCTGTGCTGCACATTGAGCTACGGCGCTGGGCAGATCTATTCCTCATCGCCCCTCTTGATGCAAACACTCTTGGAAAGATTTCTAATGGCATATGTGACAATCTACTG ACATGTGTGGTCAGAGCATGGGATACCAGTCGCCCTCTTATCTTCTGCCCTGCCATGAACACGGCCATGTGGCAGCATCCTGTTACTGCCCAGCAGGTATCCAGGCTGACAGAGTTTGGATATGTGGAAATCCCCTGCATTTCCAAGAAGCTAGTGTGTGGAGATGAAG GTAAAGGGGCTATGGCAGAGGTGTCAACTATTGTAAGTGTTGTCAAACAGCATCTTCCGAAACCAGATGAGTCACCTGAGGACATTTCACATCCTATTGTAGAGTCACCTGGCACCAAAGACAAATAG